One window of Thermodesulfobacteriota bacterium genomic DNA carries:
- the mazG gene encoding nucleoside triphosphate pyrophosphohydrolase, with protein MRLQDPETPALFLRLLEIVETLRSPGGCPWDREQTPRTIAPYLVEEAHEVAEAVERGDPEELRDELGDVLLEVALLTQMGREAGTFTVADSLRAICEKLVRRHPHVFGDARAQDAEAVRESWAKIKAGEKPGRGALEGVPRRLPALHRARRVSEKAAGVGFDWADPAGVLEKVEEELGELRRAIAADDRSAAAEELGDLLFALVNLGRHLDLDPEGALHGTTEKFLARFARMEEVLAVRGLRPGDASVEELERLWCEAKAALRESEPGGKG; from the coding sequence GTGCGCCTTCAGGACCCCGAGACCCCTGCCCTCTTCCTGCGCCTCCTGGAGATCGTGGAGACGCTGCGCTCCCCCGGAGGCTGCCCCTGGGACCGGGAGCAGACCCCCCGGACCATCGCGCCCTACCTGGTGGAGGAAGCCCACGAGGTGGCAGAGGCGGTGGAGCGGGGCGACCCGGAGGAGTTGCGGGATGAGCTGGGGGACGTGCTCCTGGAGGTGGCCCTCCTGACCCAGATGGGCCGGGAAGCCGGCACGTTCACCGTGGCCGACAGTCTGCGCGCGATCTGCGAAAAGCTGGTCCGCCGCCACCCCCACGTCTTCGGAGACGCCCGGGCCCAGGACGCGGAGGCGGTGCGGGAGAGCTGGGCCAAGATCAAGGCCGGGGAAAAGCCCGGCCGCGGCGCGCTGGAGGGGGTTCCCCGGCGCCTCCCGGCGCTCCACCGGGCGCGGCGGGTCTCGGAGAAGGCGGCCGGAGTCGGCTTCGACTGGGCGGACCCCGCCGGGGTGCTGGAGAAGGTGGAGGAGGAGCTCGGGGAGCTGCGCCGCGCCATCGCCGCGGACGACCGCTCGGCGGCGGCCGAGGAGCTGGGCGACCTTCTCTTTGCCCTGGTGAACCTGGGCCGCCACCTGGACCTCGACCCGGAAGGAGCGCTCCACGGCACCACCGAGAAGTTTCTTGCCCGCTTCGCCCGGATGGAGGAGGTGCTGGCGGTTCGGGGCCTTCGCCCCGGCGATGCGTCCGTGGAGGAGCTGGAGCGGCTCTGGTGCGAGGCCAAGGCTGCCCTGCGGGAGTCGGAGCCGGGCGGGAAGGGCTGA
- a CDS encoding nucleotidyltransferase domain-containing protein: protein MKGAPEGVEREVVRLAAAQPQVRRVLLFGSRARGDADPRADVDLAVVAPGAEPRVWLDFAFRLEEIDSPVPVQVVRLEEAPAALRERVLEEGVVWYARN, encoded by the coding sequence ATGAAGGGAGCACCGGAAGGCGTCGAGCGCGAGGTGGTGCGCCTGGCTGCTGCCCAGCCCCAGGTGCGGCGGGTGCTGCTCTTCGGCTCCAGGGCCCGGGGGGACGCGGACCCTCGCGCCGACGTGGATCTGGCCGTGGTGGCGCCCGGCGCCGAACCGCGGGTCTGGCTGGATTTTGCCTTCCGGCTCGAAGAGATCGACTCTCCGGTGCCGGTACAGGTGGTGCGGCTCGAGGAGGCGCCGGCGGCCCTCCGGGAACGCGTGCTGGAAGAGGGAGTGGTGTGGTATGCCAGGAACTAG
- a CDS encoding ammonia-forming cytochrome c nitrite reductase subunit c552, with the protein MAAQRKGRCFVAALGLLVWAAGPAAAAEPDVAVASCYECHDVIESLHKGAKHDGVNCTACHSGLQAHLKDPGAATRPVTDLSWYACGACHTEQLESFLTTSYHRPARDEKSQLTNRSPNPFWDKLMAGHGFTKEHALTRSHPWMVVDQFVVDRAFGGRFQPKEGWRYVAQPAGKKTWDYLEDRYPDSNEHKAFLPQTAAAANPVCFQCKSQDQILDWAYMGDPDVGAKWSRASNPVEVARTIQHGLNCFTCHDPHAAKPRVVRDGFIDALTRPEADTLWHRDPERTKIQVIDMGVRGFTRKIALLEKYDSRLQCGQCHVEYNCNPGTDAKTGERVTMADRRTNHFPYKDVLGLYDHYVGQIAFLDFKNSFTGGFLWKGQHPESETYYNSKHAKAGVQCDHCHAPKVKSAKTGKEYTSHFATTPKVMLQETCLRCHADWDEERARYTIDSVKAYFKGRMRKAEFWLDQLIDKIVEAKKAGVPEGAVKQAQDQHLKAHILWEYWTAENSDGFHNPELARESLTRSVDESQKGLKILDEALAGMAKK; encoded by the coding sequence ATGGCGGCACAGAGGAAGGGGAGGTGTTTCGTGGCGGCTCTCGGGCTGCTGGTCTGGGCGGCGGGGCCCGCCGCGGCCGCCGAGCCCGACGTGGCGGTGGCCTCGTGCTACGAGTGCCATGACGTCATCGAGTCCCTGCACAAGGGGGCCAAGCACGACGGCGTCAACTGCACGGCCTGCCACTCCGGGCTACAGGCCCACCTGAAGGACCCGGGCGCCGCGACCCGCCCGGTCACCGACCTCTCCTGGTACGCCTGCGGGGCGTGCCACACGGAGCAGCTCGAGAGCTTCCTCACGACCTCCTACCACCGGCCGGCCCGGGACGAGAAGAGCCAGCTCACCAACCGGTCTCCCAACCCCTTCTGGGACAAGCTCATGGCGGGCCACGGGTTCACCAAGGAGCACGCCCTCACCCGCAGCCACCCCTGGATGGTGGTGGACCAGTTCGTGGTCGACCGGGCCTTCGGCGGGCGGTTCCAGCCCAAGGAAGGCTGGCGTTACGTGGCCCAACCCGCGGGCAAGAAGACCTGGGACTACCTGGAGGACCGCTACCCCGACTCGAACGAGCACAAGGCCTTCCTGCCCCAGACGGCGGCGGCGGCCAACCCCGTGTGCTTCCAGTGCAAGAGCCAGGACCAGATCCTCGACTGGGCCTACATGGGCGACCCGGACGTGGGGGCCAAGTGGTCCCGGGCCTCGAACCCCGTGGAGGTGGCCCGCACCATCCAGCACGGGCTCAACTGCTTCACGTGCCACGATCCCCACGCCGCCAAGCCCCGGGTGGTGCGCGACGGCTTCATCGACGCCCTGACCCGGCCCGAGGCCGACACCCTGTGGCACAGGGATCCGGAGCGCACCAAGATCCAGGTGATCGACATGGGGGTGCGCGGCTTCACCCGGAAGATCGCCCTGCTGGAGAAGTACGACTCCCGCCTCCAGTGCGGCCAGTGCCACGTGGAGTACAACTGCAACCCCGGCACCGACGCCAAGACCGGCGAGCGGGTCACGATGGCCGACCGGCGCACCAACCACTTCCCCTACAAGGACGTGCTCGGCCTCTACGACCACTACGTGGGCCAGATCGCCTTCCTCGACTTCAAGAACAGCTTCACCGGCGGGTTCCTGTGGAAGGGGCAGCACCCCGAGTCCGAGACCTACTACAACTCGAAGCACGCCAAGGCCGGGGTCCAGTGCGACCACTGCCACGCGCCCAAGGTGAAGAGCGCGAAGACGGGGAAGGAGTACACCTCCCACTTCGCCACCACGCCCAAGGTGATGCTCCAGGAGACGTGCCTCAGGTGCCACGCCGACTGGGACGAGGAGCGGGCCCGCTACACCATCGACTCGGTCAAGGCCTACTTCAAGGGCAGGATGCGCAAGGCCGAGTTCTGGCTCGACCAGCTCATCGACAAGATCGTGGAGGCCAAGAAGGCCGGCGTGCCCGAGGGCGCGGTCAAGCAGGCCCAGGACCAGCACCTCAAGGCCCACATTCTGTGGGAGTACTGGACTGCCGAGAACTCCGACGGCTTCCACAACCCGGAGCTTGCCCGGGAATCCCTCACCCGCTCGGTGGACGAGAGCCAGAAGGGCCTCAAGATCCTCGACGAGGCGCTGGCGGGGATGGCGAAGAAGTAG
- a CDS encoding HI0074 family nucleotidyltransferase substrate-binding subunit, whose amino-acid sequence MPGTRAEQSLRSLGSALERLREALAEPETSSLAVDGTIQRFEFVIELFWKSLKRALEEEGIETRTPREALQRAYQAGWLGDETAWLQMLRDRNETSHIYDEGAARRIYGHIRQYFPEMARTFAFLRQRFPSDR is encoded by the coding sequence ATGCCAGGAACTAGGGCCGAGCAAAGCCTTCGAAGCCTCGGTTCCGCGCTGGAGCGCCTGCGGGAGGCGCTGGCGGAACCGGAGACCTCGAGCCTCGCGGTCGACGGCACCATCCAGCGCTTCGAGTTCGTCATCGAGCTGTTCTGGAAGTCGCTGAAACGCGCGCTGGAGGAAGAGGGCATCGAGACCCGCACGCCGCGGGAGGCGCTACAGCGCGCGTATCAGGCGGGTTGGCTGGGCGACGAGACCGCGTGGCTCCAGATGCTGCGCGACCGAAACGAGACCTCCCACATCTACGACGAGGGAGCAGCCCGCAGGATCTACGGCCACATCCGACAGTACTTCCCCGAGATGGCGCGCACCTTCGCCTTCCTCCGGCAACGCTTCCCCTCCGATCGCTGA